A stretch of Carya illinoinensis cultivar Pawnee chromosome 14, C.illinoinensisPawnee_v1, whole genome shotgun sequence DNA encodes these proteins:
- the LOC122295054 gene encoding protein LATERAL ROOT PRIMORDIUM 1-like — protein sequence MWQAASSRSINYGLASTEMGMVGLRDLFVVAPASSFHHNNHHGHPHHQHDPIMSNPHSINGSNPATALGMGVGVGVIPLLTATPCLAPPNIGVEDENNALSNTNRGGGGIQFWQNNQQTQHGHYFKKPTILDHQVGSGNLLQSGGNGVGGIGGSATTTSSTVTCQDCGNQAKKDCSHGRCRTCCKSRGFDCVTHVKSTWVPAARRRERQLMTASGSAAAGSSGATSCAKKPRLITSQTTSHTSTSNTTPPRSFDTSSSHQDGTFKEALPGQVRAPAVFKCVRVTAVEDGDDEYAYQAVVKIGGHVFKGFLYDQGIENRDGYPNISELHLGGGGGSSGGGGGRNGASSSSPILDPSDVYAASGRGLLGGSSYGNPIN from the exons ATGTGGCAAGCTGCGTCCTCCAGGTCCATCAATTACGGCCTCGCTTCCACCGAAATGGGCATGGTGGGCCTGCGCGATCTCTTTGTCGTCGCGCCCGCCTCGTCTTTCCACCACAACAACCATCACGGCCATCCCCATCACCAGCACGACCCCATCatgtccaatcctcattccatCAACGGCTCCAACCCCGCCACTGCACTCGGCATGGGCGTCGGAGTGGGCGTCATCCCCCTTCTCACGGCTACTCCGTGTCTCGCTCCCCCGAACATCGGTGTCGAAGATGAGAACAATGCGCTGAGTAACACAAATCGGGGTGGTGGAGGGATTCAGTTCTGGCAGAATAATCAGCAAACCCAGCATGGGCACTATTTCAAGAAACCCACGATTCTTGATCATCAAGTTGGTTCTGGGAATTTGTTGCAAAGTGGTGGCAACGGTGTGGGTGGGATCGGTGGGTCGGCAACGACGACGTCTTCAACAGTCACATGCCAGGACTGCGGTAACCAGGCCAAGAAAGATTGCAGCCATGGAAGGTGCAGGACTTGTTGCAAGAGTCGCGGTTTTGATTGCGTCACCCATGTCAAGAGCACCTGGGTCCCAGCCGCTCGGCGAAGGGAACGCCAGCTCATGACTGCGTCCGGTTCTGCAGCCGCTGGCTCTTCTGGGGCTACCTCTTGTGCCAAGAAACCTAGACTCATCACCTCGCAAACCACCTCTCATACTTCCACTTCTAATACAACTCCCCCAAGAAGCTTTGATACTAGTTCCAGTCACCAAG ATGGGACTTTTAAAGAGGCATTGCCTGGGCAAGTACGTGCACCAGCTGTTTTCAAGTGCGTACGAGTGACGGCTGTGGAAGACGGCGATGATGAGTACGCGTATCAGGCGGTTGTAAAGATCGGCGGCCATGTGTTCAAAGGGTTTCTATATGATCAAGGGATTGAAAATAGAGATGGGTATCCTAATATATCTGAATTGCATCTCGGCGGCGGTGGCGGTAGTAGTGGTGGAGGTGGGGGGAGAAATGGGGCCTCCTCGTCTTCCCCAATCCTTGACCCTTCTGATGTTTATGCAGCCTCTGGCCGGGGACTGCTTGGAGGTTCAAGCTATGGTAATCCAATAAATTGA